In the genome of Streptomyces globosus, one region contains:
- a CDS encoding GHMP kinase — MSPRSTGATGRGQAPCHHGEILQGVFRDGSGRPCPGLVTLPMAGPGSSAVFTIRPGTDPQAPTVAPAGRTNAARAAALAVAECARRAGLPPCGGELRLAGDIPAGLGMGSSTSDVIAAVRAVADAYGTRLPAGAVARIAARAAGPACDPLVPDGRPVLFAQREGRVLEVLGTALPPLLVVGCDLGGGAPADTLALPVREAGEADVRAWERLRALLRRAVAAQDARLLGAVATARARRGERVVGHPEFEALAAVARRVGAVGVQIAHSGAVAGVLFDAGRAAALGLPYQVRGCLDALEAHGIPAARIFTTPGVRARACASFSPSHPAAELLWTSTSRSRQATRT, encoded by the coding sequence GTGAGCCCCCGCAGCACCGGAGCCACCGGGCGCGGGCAGGCTCCCTGCCACCACGGCGAGATCCTCCAGGGCGTCTTCCGCGACGGCTCGGGCCGCCCGTGCCCGGGGCTCGTCACCCTGCCCATGGCCGGGCCCGGGAGCAGCGCCGTCTTCACGATCCGGCCCGGTACGGACCCGCAGGCGCCCACCGTCGCCCCCGCCGGGCGCACCAACGCCGCCCGGGCCGCCGCGCTCGCGGTGGCGGAGTGCGCCCGGCGGGCCGGGCTGCCGCCCTGCGGGGGCGAGTTGCGGCTCGCGGGCGACATCCCGGCAGGCCTCGGCATGGGCAGCTCCACCAGCGACGTGATCGCCGCCGTGCGGGCGGTCGCGGACGCGTACGGGACGCGGCTGCCGGCCGGGGCGGTCGCCCGGATCGCGGCGCGCGCGGCGGGGCCGGCCTGCGACCCGCTGGTGCCGGACGGGCGGCCGGTGCTGTTCGCGCAGCGCGAGGGCCGCGTCCTGGAAGTCCTCGGCACGGCCCTGCCGCCGCTGCTCGTCGTGGGCTGCGACCTTGGCGGCGGCGCGCCCGCGGACACCCTCGCCCTGCCCGTGCGGGAGGCCGGCGAGGCCGACGTACGGGCCTGGGAGCGGCTGCGCGCCCTGCTGCGCCGGGCGGTGGCGGCGCAGGACGCGCGGCTGCTCGGTGCCGTCGCCACCGCCCGCGCCCGGCGCGGCGAGCGGGTGGTCGGGCACCCGGAGTTCGAGGCGCTGGCCGCGGTGGCCCGACGGGTCGGGGCGGTCGGCGTGCAGATCGCGCACAGCGGGGCCGTGGCCGGCGTGCTGTTCGACGCCGGCCGGGCGGCGGCGTTGGGGCTGCCTTACCAGGTGCGCGGCTGTTTGGACGCCCTGGAGGCCCACGGCATCCCCGCCGCCCGGATCTTCACCACGCCCGGCGTGCGCGCCCGCGCGTGCGCCTCCTTCTCCCCTTCCCATCCTGCCGCGGAGCTGCTGTGGACCAGCACATCGCGGAGTCGACAGGCCACCCGGACCTGA